The Streptomyces sp. CC0208 genome window below encodes:
- a CDS encoding Pls/PosA family non-ribosomal peptide synthetase: MAAIDESSALGLLNEEFSAEIRAQFGDTARFSGGPAASPRTLVDVFDASVRSYPDELALDDGTARLTYRALAVEVERLRLRLAEAGVGLGDRVGVRVPSGTNDLYVAILAVLAAGAAYVPVDAEDPDERAELVFGEAEVRAVLGAGHELTVNGRAEVPAARPGIEHDAWIIFTSGSTGKPKGVAVSHRSAAAFVDAEAALFLTEDPIGPGDRVMAGLSVAFDASCEEMWLAWRYGACLVPVPRSQVRSGADLGPWLVEQEITVVSTVPTLAALWEPETLNDVRLLIFGGEACPPELAQRLVTEGREVWNTYGPTEATVVACASLMSGEEPIRIGLPLNGWELAVVDEAGDPVPMGASGQLVIGGVGLARYLDAEKDAEKYAPLKSLGWERAYRSGDLVKAEPEGLVFLGRADEQIKLGGRRIELGEVDAALQALPGVAGAAAAVRTARSGNQLLVGYVVTQDGWDHAAAVDRLRAELPAALVPLLAPVDDLPTRTSGKVDRNALPWPLEGLETGGPAEELYGTEAWLAEQWAEVLGIPVSSARDDFFAIGGSSLAAAQLTTRLRTRYPSAAVLDIYQQPTLRKLARHLEKSAQDDGAARVIAPVPVRAQVIQLLVLVPLFTLMGLRWLVPLAAIGNLLPSYGWLPSASWWLVGAGALLLYSPPGRLAIAAGGARLLLRGVQPGRYQRGGSVHLRLWTAERLAEFTGATSLTGSWLERYARALGAKIGPDVDLHSLPPVTGMLKLGRGAAVESEVDLSGWWLDGDRLEIGQVKVGGHAVVGTRSILFPGARVGKRAEVAPGSAVTGQIPTGQRWAGAPAVKLGKAKRNWPKERPARGTYWRVMYGLTGFSMSTLPVLAGGAAFLAARPFLAAFAPLQGAFLALVPATLAFGLAYALLLLVAVRLLSLGLREGTYPTHSRVGWQAWTVTQLMDRSRETLFPLYAGLVTPVWLRLLGMRIGRGAEVSTVLALPSLTTVGEGAFLADDTLTAPYELGGGWVRIGRAEIGRRAFLGNSGMTAPGRTVPDGGLVGVLSATPKKAKKDTSYLGLPPVKLPRSAADNDQSRTYEPSAGLLWARGLVELCRIVPVFCSAGLVVLTIAALSVLGPWAWPLAGVVLLAAGSVAGLVSMAAKWALVGRHRSGEHPLWSGFVWRNELADTFVEVLAVPWLAGAVPGTPVMTAWLRGLGAKIGRGVWVESYWLPETDLVTLGDAATVNRGCVLQTHLFHDRILRTDTVVLREGATLGPGGIVLPGSTIGARTTLGPASLVMAAESVPDDTRWLGNPIEAWRP; the protein is encoded by the coding sequence TACGTTCCCGTCGACGCCGAGGACCCCGATGAGCGGGCCGAGCTGGTGTTCGGGGAGGCCGAGGTGCGGGCCGTGCTCGGCGCCGGGCACGAGCTGACCGTCAACGGGCGTGCCGAGGTCCCCGCCGCCCGGCCCGGCATCGAGCACGACGCGTGGATCATCTTCACCTCCGGCTCGACCGGCAAGCCCAAGGGCGTGGCGGTCTCGCACCGCAGCGCCGCCGCGTTCGTGGACGCCGAGGCCGCGCTGTTCCTCACCGAGGACCCCATCGGCCCCGGTGACAGGGTCATGGCGGGGCTGTCGGTCGCCTTCGACGCGTCCTGCGAGGAGATGTGGCTGGCGTGGCGGTACGGGGCCTGTCTGGTGCCGGTGCCGCGTTCGCAGGTCCGCAGCGGGGCCGATCTCGGGCCGTGGCTGGTCGAGCAGGAGATCACCGTGGTCTCCACGGTGCCGACGCTGGCCGCGCTGTGGGAGCCCGAGACCCTCAACGACGTACGGCTGCTGATCTTCGGCGGTGAGGCCTGTCCGCCCGAGCTGGCGCAGCGGTTGGTGACGGAGGGGCGTGAGGTGTGGAACACCTACGGGCCCACCGAGGCGACCGTGGTGGCCTGTGCGTCGCTGATGAGCGGCGAGGAGCCGATCCGGATCGGGCTGCCGCTGAACGGCTGGGAGCTGGCCGTCGTCGACGAGGCCGGGGATCCCGTGCCGATGGGCGCGAGCGGACAGCTGGTGATCGGCGGGGTCGGACTCGCCCGGTACCTGGACGCCGAGAAGGACGCGGAGAAGTACGCGCCGCTGAAGTCGCTGGGCTGGGAGCGGGCGTACCGCAGCGGTGACCTCGTGAAGGCGGAACCCGAGGGGCTGGTCTTCCTCGGGCGGGCCGACGAGCAGATCAAGCTCGGTGGCCGGCGGATCGAGCTCGGTGAGGTCGACGCGGCACTCCAGGCGTTGCCGGGGGTCGCGGGAGCGGCCGCCGCCGTGCGCACGGCCCGCAGTGGCAACCAGCTCCTCGTCGGGTACGTGGTCACACAGGACGGCTGGGACCATGCGGCGGCCGTGGACAGGCTGCGGGCCGAACTGCCCGCCGCGCTGGTGCCGTTGCTCGCCCCCGTCGACGACCTGCCGACGCGGACCTCCGGCAAGGTGGACCGCAACGCGCTGCCGTGGCCGCTGGAGGGGCTCGAAACCGGCGGCCCCGCGGAGGAGTTGTACGGCACCGAGGCCTGGCTCGCCGAGCAGTGGGCGGAAGTCCTCGGCATCCCGGTCTCCAGTGCTCGCGACGACTTCTTCGCGATCGGCGGCAGCAGCCTGGCCGCCGCCCAGTTGACCACCCGGCTGCGCACCCGCTACCCGAGCGCGGCCGTCCTCGACATCTACCAGCAGCCCACGCTGCGCAAGCTGGCCCGGCACCTGGAGAAGTCCGCGCAGGACGACGGGGCGGCGCGGGTCATCGCGCCGGTGCCGGTCAGGGCTCAGGTGATCCAACTCCTCGTCCTGGTCCCCCTGTTCACGCTGATGGGGCTGCGCTGGCTGGTGCCGCTGGCTGCCATCGGGAACCTCCTGCCTTCCTACGGCTGGCTGCCGTCCGCCTCCTGGTGGCTGGTCGGAGCCGGTGCCCTGCTGCTGTACAGCCCGCCCGGACGCCTCGCGATCGCCGCGGGCGGGGCTCGGCTGCTGCTGCGAGGCGTCCAACCAGGCCGCTACCAGCGCGGTGGCAGCGTCCACCTGCGGCTGTGGACCGCCGAACGGCTCGCCGAGTTCACCGGGGCGACCTCGCTGACCGGCTCCTGGCTGGAGCGGTACGCGCGTGCGCTCGGCGCCAAGATCGGTCCGGACGTGGATCTGCACTCGCTGCCGCCGGTCACCGGCATGCTCAAGCTGGGCCGGGGCGCCGCCGTGGAGTCCGAGGTGGACCTGTCCGGCTGGTGGCTGGACGGCGACCGGCTGGAGATCGGCCAGGTCAAGGTGGGCGGACACGCCGTCGTCGGCACGCGCAGCATCCTGTTCCCGGGCGCCCGGGTCGGCAAGCGGGCCGAGGTGGCGCCGGGTTCGGCGGTCACCGGGCAGATCCCGACCGGTCAGCGCTGGGCGGGCGCGCCCGCGGTCAAGCTCGGCAAGGCCAAGCGGAACTGGCCCAAGGAGCGGCCGGCGCGGGGGACGTACTGGCGGGTGATGTACGGCCTGACCGGCTTCTCCATGAGCACGCTCCCGGTGCTGGCGGGCGGCGCGGCCTTCCTGGCCGCCCGGCCGTTCCTCGCCGCGTTCGCGCCCCTGCAGGGTGCCTTCCTCGCCCTCGTCCCGGCCACGCTCGCCTTCGGGCTGGCCTACGCGCTGCTGCTCCTGGTCGCCGTACGGCTGCTGAGCCTGGGGCTGCGCGAGGGGACGTATCCGACGCACAGCCGGGTCGGGTGGCAGGCGTGGACCGTCACGCAGCTGATGGACCGCTCGCGCGAGACGCTGTTCCCGTTGTACGCCGGGCTGGTCACGCCGGTGTGGCTGCGGCTGCTCGGGATGCGGATCGGGCGGGGCGCCGAGGTGTCGACGGTGCTGGCGCTGCCGAGCCTGACGACGGTCGGTGAGGGCGCGTTCCTCGCCGACGACACGCTGACCGCGCCCTACGAGCTGGGTGGCGGCTGGGTCAGGATCGGGCGCGCCGAGATCGGGCGGCGGGCGTTCCTCGGGAACTCGGGGATGACCGCGCCGGGGCGGACCGTGCCGGACGGCGGTCTTGTCGGGGTGCTGTCGGCGACGCCGAAGAAGGCGAAGAAGGACACGTCGTACCTGGGGCTGCCGCCGGTGAAGCTGCCGCGCAGCGCGGCCGACAACGACCAGAGCCGGACGTACGAGCCCTCGGCGGGGCTGCTGTGGGCGCGCGGTCTTGTGGAGCTGTGCCGGATCGTGCCCGTGTTCTGCTCGGCCGGGCTGGTCGTGCTGACGATCGCCGCCCTGAGCGTGCTGGGGCCGTGGGCCTGGCCGCTGGCCGGGGTCGTGCTGCTCGCGGCCGGTTCGGTGGCCGGGCTGGTGTCGATGGCCGCCAAGTGGGCGCTCGTGGGGCGGCACCGCAGTGGGGAGCACCCGCTGTGGAGCGGCTTCGTGTGGCGCAACGAGCTCGCGGATACCTTCGTCGAGGTGCTGGCGGTGCCGTGGCTGGCGGGTGCCGTGCCCGGTACGCCGGTGATGACGGCGTGGCTGCGCGGGCTCGGCGCGAAGATCGGCAGAGGCGTCTGGGTGGAGAGCTACTGGCTGCCGGAGACCGACCTGGTGACGCTGGGGGACGCGGCGACCGTGAACCGCGGCTGTGTGCTCCAGACCCACCTCTTCCACGACCGGATCTTGCGGACGGATACTGTGGTGCTCCGTGAGGGCGCCACGCTGGGCCCTGGCGGGATCGTGCTGCCCGGCAGCACGATCGGGGCCCGCACCACGCTGGGCCCCGCGTCGCTCGTCATGGCCGCGGAGTCCGTCCCGGACGACACCCGCTGGCTCGGCAACCCGATCGAGGCATGGCGGCCCTGA